CTGTTACCAATTAAGTGCATGCTGAATGATTTCCAGTGCAAAAGTCCCGCTCGTGCAGCCCACCGCTGCGACGTCTACGCGCCATGCCATGTCGTTCAGGTCGTGCGCGGCGAGATACGCCTCCGCGAGCTGCGCGAGGCGCGCCTGCTTGCGCGGGCCGATGCTTTCCAGCGCCAGCGCGATGGCTGTGCTGACCGGGCCGCGCCGCGTGCGTACCTCCACGAACACGATCTCGTCCCCCTGCCGGGCCACGATGTCCAGCTCGCCCACGCCAGTCAGACGCCAGTTGCGGTCGAGCACGGTGTATCCGGCGCGCGTCAGGGTCGAGGCGACGAAGGCTTCGCCCTGCTGGCCCAACCGGCGTCGCGGGTCGGGAACGATGTTGCTCGGTGCACGTTGATTCATGGTACGATCCGTAGACACTAGGCTGAATTGTAGCGATTTTTTGCGGCGAGGCGAACCACCGCGCCGCTGGCATGCAGACAGGTCGGAGGGCTTTCACTATGAATGCCGAGGTAATCAGTATTGGGACGGAACTGCTGCTGGGCGAGATCGTGGACACGAACTCGGCCTACATCGCGCGGCAGTTGCGGGACATCGGCATGAATTTATTTTACCTGACCACGGTGGGGGACAACCTGGAGCGCAGCGCCGCCGCGATCCGCGACGCGCTGGGGCGCGCCGACGTGGTGATCACGACGGGCGGACTGGGGCCGACTGTGGACGACATGACGCGCCAGGCCGTCGCCAGGGCGACCGACCGCGAGCTGGAGTTCCGCCCCGATCTGCTCG
This sequence is a window from Aggregatilinea lenta. Protein-coding genes within it:
- a CDS encoding YraN family protein, with protein sequence MNQRAPSNIVPDPRRRLGQQGEAFVASTLTRAGYTVLDRNWRLTGVGELDIVARQGDEIVFVEVRTRRGPVSTAIALALESIGPRKQARLAQLAEAYLAAHDLNDMAWRVDVAAVGCTSGTFALEIIQHALNW